Proteins found in one Actinokineospora alba genomic segment:
- a CDS encoding BTAD domain-containing putative transcriptional regulator: protein MAGEGHRSSGRAVPPAEPYGTVARPRLDDLLAEGTRRRLVTVVADAGFGKSTLLASWAARNACAWYTVTAEDRTLAAMVTGLVDALRLRVPALSSTIAGVVDGPRGPDADAEQPMRALAYAAALAEALERHLTDDLVLVLDDVQELAPDDPAATLVEGLIRAGPPALHLVLASRSRVPFRIERLRGRGQVLEIDAGTLAFTAEETGEALRTVLGEPVPELAAMVHDAVRGWPAAARLAGEALRPVAPADREARLRRALRPGGPVFGYLAEEIFACESDQVRHLISMVAGLPWFSADLCAALGVADAEDLIDSLETRGFLVAGGDADRYQLNPLIREFALTRMPLDPVDRLTAVLDAGRYFAETGDYREALGCLRTGGDSTSVSDLLWAHGHAMIAGGDAEAVVDAIAAIDPDARDGVLDQLDGEARQVLGDWVGAQASFERTIGDEGPVAVGLAWRMGLIHHLRGHLDEAIATYRRGTIDGSEPREEALLQAWWASAHWLRGEIDECRQLSAAALSAAHAARDDRALAAAHTVLAMLAALDSDPRANAAHYLRALDHAERAGDVLQSIRIRVNRSSHHIAEAQYAQGISELDVAIRLADLAGFAAFRALALNNRGEALLGLGRLDEARAELEASRLLYQRLESKLVAHPLTNLGEVYRQRGDLAMARACYEEAISMAGETRDMQSLVPSLAGLARVLIEEQPDRATELVELARRAVSYGPVLGQSAALLSLGWVSLHRGHLADAAAAADEAAALSRRRRDRAGLAEALELKAAATSSVGPVDQLLEESLSIRREIGDPLGQARVELMLARRSTGERARELAASAHQRFLAAGATRYAAQAALAEERAAPPDVRVECLGGFRVVRDGTPVPLSEWPSRKARDLLKILIARRGHRVPRAQLMDSLWPGEAESVVSARLSVALSTVRLVLDPGKRFAPDHFVGADRASVWLDLATTSIDVEEFLRDAQAGLDAAKAGRPAQAVLLLRTAEAAYTGDFLDEDVYQDWASVLREEARSVYVRVAHYLADHAVESGENYSAASYSLRILQHDQYDERAHLALVRSSVMAGAHGEARRAYRTYVARMSELGVEPAQFPNSRGAERNFKAV, encoded by the coding sequence ATGGCAGGTGAGGGACACCGGTCGTCCGGGCGGGCGGTTCCGCCCGCGGAGCCGTACGGCACCGTCGCGCGACCGCGCCTCGACGACCTGCTCGCCGAGGGCACCCGCCGACGGCTGGTCACCGTCGTCGCCGACGCCGGGTTCGGCAAGTCGACCCTGCTCGCCTCCTGGGCCGCGCGCAACGCGTGCGCCTGGTACACCGTCACCGCCGAGGACCGCACGCTCGCCGCGATGGTCACCGGCCTGGTCGACGCCCTGCGGCTGCGCGTGCCCGCCCTGTCCTCGACCATCGCGGGCGTCGTTGATGGCCCGCGCGGGCCGGACGCCGACGCCGAGCAGCCGATGCGGGCCCTGGCCTACGCCGCCGCCCTGGCCGAGGCCCTGGAGCGGCACCTGACCGACGACCTGGTCCTGGTGCTCGACGACGTCCAGGAACTCGCCCCGGACGACCCGGCGGCCACCCTCGTCGAAGGCCTGATCCGGGCCGGTCCGCCCGCGCTGCACCTCGTCCTCGCGTCCCGGTCGCGGGTGCCGTTCCGGATCGAGCGGCTGCGTGGTCGCGGCCAGGTGCTGGAGATCGACGCCGGCACGCTCGCGTTCACCGCCGAGGAGACCGGGGAGGCCCTGCGCACCGTCCTGGGCGAGCCCGTTCCCGAACTCGCGGCCATGGTCCACGACGCCGTACGCGGCTGGCCCGCCGCGGCGAGGCTGGCGGGGGAGGCGCTGCGCCCGGTGGCGCCCGCGGACCGGGAAGCCCGGCTGCGCCGCGCGCTGCGCCCCGGCGGGCCGGTGTTCGGCTACCTGGCCGAGGAGATCTTCGCCTGCGAGTCCGACCAGGTGCGGCACCTGATCTCGATGGTCGCGGGCCTGCCCTGGTTCTCGGCCGACTTGTGCGCGGCGCTCGGCGTCGCCGACGCCGAAGACCTGATCGACTCGCTGGAGACGCGCGGTTTCCTGGTCGCGGGCGGGGACGCCGACCGCTACCAGCTCAACCCGCTGATCCGCGAGTTCGCGCTGACCCGGATGCCGCTCGACCCCGTCGACCGGCTCACCGCCGTCCTCGACGCGGGCCGCTACTTCGCGGAAACCGGCGACTACCGCGAAGCCCTGGGCTGCCTGCGCACCGGCGGCGACTCGACGTCGGTCAGCGACCTGCTCTGGGCGCACGGACACGCGATGATCGCGGGCGGCGACGCCGAAGCGGTCGTCGACGCGATCGCCGCGATCGACCCGGACGCCCGCGACGGTGTCCTCGACCAGCTCGACGGCGAGGCGCGGCAAGTCCTCGGCGACTGGGTCGGCGCGCAGGCGTCGTTCGAGCGGACCATCGGCGACGAGGGGCCGGTCGCCGTCGGCCTCGCCTGGCGGATGGGGCTGATCCACCACCTGCGCGGCCACCTCGACGAGGCGATCGCGACGTACCGCCGTGGCACCATCGACGGGTCCGAGCCGCGCGAGGAGGCGCTGCTGCAGGCGTGGTGGGCCAGCGCCCACTGGCTGCGCGGCGAGATCGACGAGTGCAGGCAGCTCTCCGCCGCCGCGCTGTCGGCCGCCCACGCCGCGCGCGACGACCGGGCGCTCGCCGCCGCGCACACCGTGCTGGCCATGCTCGCCGCCCTCGACAGCGACCCGCGCGCGAACGCGGCGCACTACCTGCGCGCCCTCGACCACGCCGAACGCGCGGGCGATGTCCTGCAGTCCATCCGGATCCGGGTCAACCGCAGCTCCCACCACATCGCCGAAGCCCAGTACGCGCAGGGGATCAGCGAACTCGACGTGGCGATCCGGCTGGCCGACCTGGCCGGGTTCGCCGCGTTCCGCGCGCTGGCGCTCAACAACCGCGGCGAGGCGCTGCTCGGGCTCGGCAGGCTCGACGAGGCGAGGGCCGAGCTGGAGGCGTCGCGGCTGCTCTACCAGCGGCTGGAGTCCAAACTCGTCGCCCACCCGCTGACCAATCTCGGCGAGGTCTACCGGCAGCGCGGCGACCTGGCGATGGCCCGCGCCTGCTACGAGGAAGCCATCTCCATGGCCGGGGAGACCCGCGACATGCAGTCCCTCGTCCCCTCCCTGGCGGGGCTCGCCCGGGTGCTCATCGAGGAGCAGCCCGACCGAGCCACCGAACTGGTCGAGCTGGCCCGGCGGGCCGTGTCCTACGGGCCGGTCCTGGGCCAGTCCGCGGCGCTGCTCTCGCTGGGCTGGGTCTCGCTGCACCGCGGGCACCTGGCCGACGCCGCGGCCGCCGCCGACGAAGCGGCCGCACTGAGCCGCAGGCGCCGCGACCGGGCGGGGCTCGCGGAGGCGCTGGAACTCAAGGCGGCGGCCACCTCCAGCGTCGGACCGGTCGACCAGCTCCTGGAGGAGTCGCTGAGCATCCGCCGCGAGATCGGCGACCCGCTCGGGCAGGCCAGGGTCGAGCTGATGCTGGCCCGGCGGTCCACCGGCGAACGCGCCCGTGAACTCGCTGCGAGTGCCCACCAGCGCTTCCTGGCCGCCGGAGCGACCCGGTATGCCGCGCAGGCCGCGCTCGCCGAGGAACGCGCCGCGCCACCTGACGTGCGGGTCGAGTGCCTGGGTGGCTTCCGGGTCGTGCGCGACGGCACCCCGGTCCCGCTGAGCGAGTGGCCCTCACGCAAGGCCCGCGACCTGCTCAAGATCCTCATCGCCCGACGCGGCCACCGCGTCCCGCGCGCGCAGCTGATGGACTCGCTGTGGCCGGGGGAGGCGGAGTCGGTGGTGTCCGCGCGGCTGTCCGTCGCGCTGTCCACCGTGCGCCTGGTTCTCGACCCGGGCAAGCGCTTCGCGCCCGACCACTTCGTCGGCGCCGACCGCGCGAGCGTGTGGCTCGACCTCGCCACCACGTCCATCGACGTCGAGGAGTTCCTGCGCGACGCCCAAGCGGGCTTGGACGCGGCCAAGGCGGGACGCCCCGCGCAGGCCGTGCTGCTGCTGCGCACCGCGGAGGCCGCCTACACCGGGGACTTCCTCGACGAGGACGTCTACCAGGACTGGGCAAGCGTCCTGCGCGAGGAAGCGCGCTCGGTCTATGTCCGGGTCGCGCACTACCTCGCCGACCATGCCGTGGAGTCGGGCGAGAACTACTCCGCCGCGTCCTACTCGCTGCGGATCCTGCAGCACGACCAGTACGACGAGCGCGCCCACCTGGCGCTCGTGCGGTCCTCGGTCATGGCGGGCGCGCACGGCGAGGCCCGCCGCGCCTACCGCACCTATGTCGCGCGGATGAGCGAACTCGGCGTCGAGCCCGCCCAGTTCCCGAACTCACGCGGCGCGGAGCGAAACTTTAAGGCTGTCTGA
- a CDS encoding M66 family metalloprotease gives MDTRRTLAMLSAAALAVGLASATTPVAQAVNTVGVTVTIHHVWEVDCDDNELEFGVIVDSCPNDYYAKAFFPNGERISPRAADDQTEITPGWQLAGTFDRDAGPFGIRIQLWDHDSTSGDDQIDIASGDDSLDITVDPNSGDFSGDVPTPSLGYATGSGSDSAAIYFSVTFGNSVDFDGDGLHDGIERSGIVTDKNGTVPQHGNLRALDANDANGTRPTAAANPCRPTLLTEVDYMVGPDANGDSVPDHTHKPTQVAIDEAVAAFNSGDVPTRPGCPYPNVNQNAGVELMLIIDDLLPETDKVGWATGPTVGGAMVTGQSIRNANFDAGLRKYFHYSLWIHRQQDVAPPPPAAPTPLVPNGSSGICCSDSGKDVIVSLGGWAGDVGTDRDQSSTFVHELGHALGLGHGGGDTINCKPNYHSIMSYVYQTMGVPDNASPGAPFSDVNQDGTIDNRDKVRLDLSREQLNNLDEDALSESAGISGRTADVFLWDSDGARPWRVSVSNAAVNWNGSGDGTDIAANIDPGTVAVDANFMGIRTSQGCPNTAAAGSPPGPGTPPPGSVGTPELNGYDDWANLKYRGPLSPPGSGVGSEHELTKEMADEIRAAFNEAVSRTDVDVHLTDSPDPVGAGTQLTYGLEAHNHGSPNTAYEVKVAQTLPSDVTFASASAGCAHAAGVVTCDLGDLAPGASASANVVVNVPADLVHNNGGPKDITSSATASHDGTDSNTANNTASTTTKVVAMADVQVTGATATGPREVLIGESGSVTFDVAIANAGPSSPIDTVLTTSASGDSGVTVTPASSTSEQAALAVGSPRTVRTTAAVDCASPGVKTVTLTAALALKNAADTDPDLTNNQRASSFQIDCVVPIAINVRPKGFPNSINLNTDATVAALTTAVGEYGLPIAFDATKIDVSTTLWGLRANLFDAATPFGAREVHSAGHPERSYELDERTRDADLDLVLHFKPADSGLTLSSTEACLKGRYLAPDGNTYTFLGCDSVRVVN, from the coding sequence ATGGACACACGAAGAACACTCGCCATGCTCTCCGCCGCCGCGCTCGCGGTGGGGCTCGCGAGTGCCACCACACCCGTGGCGCAGGCGGTCAATACCGTCGGCGTCACGGTGACGATCCACCACGTCTGGGAGGTGGACTGTGACGACAACGAACTCGAATTCGGAGTCATCGTCGACAGCTGCCCCAACGACTACTACGCCAAGGCCTTCTTCCCCAACGGCGAGCGGATCTCGCCGCGCGCGGCCGACGACCAGACCGAGATCACGCCCGGGTGGCAGCTCGCGGGCACCTTCGACCGCGACGCCGGACCGTTCGGCATCCGCATCCAGCTCTGGGACCACGACAGCACCAGCGGCGACGACCAGATCGACATCGCCTCCGGCGACGACAGCCTGGACATCACCGTCGACCCGAACAGTGGCGACTTCTCCGGCGACGTGCCCACGCCGAGCCTCGGCTACGCCACCGGCAGCGGCAGTGACTCGGCGGCGATCTACTTCTCCGTCACCTTCGGCAACTCCGTGGACTTCGACGGCGACGGCCTGCACGACGGCATCGAGCGCTCCGGCATCGTCACCGACAAGAACGGGACCGTCCCCCAGCACGGCAACCTGCGCGCGCTGGACGCCAACGACGCCAACGGGACCCGGCCCACCGCGGCCGCGAACCCGTGCCGCCCGACGCTCCTGACCGAGGTCGACTACATGGTCGGCCCGGACGCCAACGGCGACTCCGTGCCCGACCACACGCACAAGCCGACCCAGGTCGCCATCGACGAGGCCGTCGCGGCGTTCAACAGCGGCGACGTGCCCACCCGGCCCGGGTGCCCGTACCCGAACGTGAACCAGAACGCGGGCGTCGAACTGATGCTGATCATCGATGACCTGCTCCCCGAGACCGACAAGGTGGGCTGGGCGACCGGTCCGACCGTCGGCGGCGCCATGGTCACCGGCCAGTCGATCCGGAACGCGAACTTCGACGCCGGCTTGCGCAAGTACTTCCACTATTCGCTGTGGATCCACCGGCAGCAGGACGTGGCGCCGCCACCGCCTGCCGCGCCCACTCCGCTGGTGCCCAATGGCAGTTCCGGTATCTGCTGCTCGGACAGCGGCAAGGACGTCATCGTCAGCCTCGGCGGCTGGGCGGGCGACGTCGGCACCGACCGCGATCAGTCGAGCACCTTCGTGCACGAACTCGGGCACGCGCTCGGACTCGGGCACGGCGGCGGTGACACGATCAACTGCAAGCCGAACTACCACTCGATCATGAGCTACGTGTACCAGACGATGGGCGTGCCGGACAACGCGTCGCCGGGCGCGCCGTTCAGCGACGTCAACCAGGACGGCACGATCGACAACCGCGACAAGGTGCGGCTCGACCTGTCCCGGGAGCAGCTGAACAACCTCGACGAGGACGCCCTCAGCGAAAGCGCGGGCATCTCGGGTCGGACCGCCGACGTGTTCCTCTGGGACAGCGACGGCGCCCGCCCGTGGCGGGTCAGCGTGTCCAACGCCGCGGTCAACTGGAACGGCAGCGGAGACGGCACCGACATCGCCGCGAACATCGATCCGGGCACCGTCGCGGTGGATGCCAACTTCATGGGCATCAGGACAAGCCAGGGCTGCCCGAACACCGCTGCGGCCGGGAGTCCCCCTGGCCCGGGCACGCCGCCGCCCGGCAGCGTGGGAACCCCTGAGCTCAACGGTTATGACGACTGGGCCAACCTCAAGTACAGGGGCCCGCTGTCGCCCCCCGGAAGCGGTGTCGGCTCCGAGCACGAGCTGACCAAGGAGATGGCTGACGAGATCCGCGCCGCGTTCAACGAGGCCGTCAGCCGCACCGACGTCGATGTCCACCTGACCGATTCGCCCGACCCGGTGGGCGCGGGCACGCAGCTCACGTACGGGCTCGAAGCACACAACCACGGCAGCCCGAACACGGCGTACGAGGTCAAGGTCGCGCAGACCCTGCCCTCGGATGTCACCTTCGCCTCGGCGTCGGCAGGCTGCGCGCACGCGGCCGGTGTCGTCACCTGTGACCTCGGGGACCTGGCGCCTGGCGCGTCGGCCTCGGCGAACGTGGTGGTGAACGTTCCCGCGGACCTCGTCCACAACAACGGCGGCCCGAAGGACATCACCTCGTCCGCCACCGCCTCGCACGACGGCACCGACTCGAACACGGCCAACAACACCGCGAGCACCACGACCAAGGTCGTCGCGATGGCCGACGTCCAGGTCACCGGCGCCACGGCGACCGGGCCGCGTGAGGTGCTGATCGGTGAGTCCGGCTCGGTCACCTTCGACGTGGCCATCGCCAACGCCGGACCGTCCAGCCCGATCGACACCGTGCTCACCACGAGCGCGTCCGGCGACAGCGGCGTGACCGTCACGCCCGCGTCGTCGACCTCGGAGCAGGCCGCACTGGCCGTGGGCAGCCCGCGCACGGTCCGCACGACCGCCGCCGTGGACTGCGCGTCGCCGGGGGTGAAGACCGTGACCCTCACCGCCGCGCTGGCGCTGAAGAACGCGGCCGACACCGATCCGGACCTGACGAACAACCAGCGGGCGTCGTCGTTCCAGATCGACTGCGTCGTGCCGATCGCGATCAACGTCCGGCCCAAGGGCTTCCCGAACTCCATCAACCTCAACACCGACGCGACGGTCGCCGCGCTGACCACCGCCGTCGGGGAGTACGGGCTGCCGATCGCCTTCGACGCCACGAAGATCGACGTCTCGACAACGTTGTGGGGACTCCGCGCGAACCTCTTCGACGCCGCGACACCGTTCGGGGCGCGGGAAGTCCACAGCGCGGGGCACCCGGAGCGCTCCTACGAGTTGGACGAACGCACCCGCGACGCCGATCTGGACCTGGTGCTGCACTTCAAGCCCGCCGACTCGGGTCTCACCCTGAGCTCGACCGAGGCCTGCTTGAAGGGCCGCTACCTGGCACCCGACGGGAACACCTACACGTTCCTGGGCTGCGACTCGGTCCGAGTCGTCAACTGA
- a CDS encoding sensor histidine kinase, with protein sequence MKRWPVVAAVAVFVLAWLDVVQHYPGAGELVLPVALGLAVPVLVCGQRPVIAGWVGWATAVGTALVTRGRAGSGEPWPWSVSAVVVLVILCGVVGALGVRRTTVGLVGAVGLTGATLVLVFDGQWVSAISTTMLCAAAALVGDWRAGMRGRLAEADRVGEEERARRMVLEERARIAREMHDIVAHHMSMVAVAAETAPYRNADLPESARTELAGIADSARASLTEMRRLLGILRDGAAELGPQPGIDRLDELVAGVRGAPVTLECSVGALPQALGLTVYRIVQEALSNVVRHAPGAATRVTVGMDGGDVVLEVVNDAPESAPVAAAGGHGLVGVRERVTLHGGTMSVDRPAGGYRLCVRLPVEGR encoded by the coding sequence GTGAAGAGGTGGCCGGTCGTCGCGGCGGTGGCGGTGTTCGTCCTCGCCTGGCTTGACGTCGTCCAGCACTACCCGGGTGCGGGGGAGTTGGTGTTGCCCGTGGCGTTGGGGCTGGCCGTCCCGGTGCTGGTGTGCGGGCAGCGGCCGGTGATCGCCGGGTGGGTCGGCTGGGCCACCGCAGTGGGGACGGCGCTGGTCACGCGAGGCCGGGCCGGTTCCGGTGAGCCCTGGCCATGGTCGGTCAGCGCGGTGGTTGTCCTGGTCATCCTGTGCGGTGTCGTCGGCGCTCTAGGGGTGCGCCGAACCACGGTCGGGCTGGTCGGGGCGGTCGGGCTCACCGGGGCCACGCTGGTGCTGGTGTTCGACGGGCAATGGGTGTCGGCGATCAGCACGACGATGCTGTGCGCCGCCGCCGCGCTGGTGGGGGACTGGCGGGCGGGGATGCGCGGCAGGCTGGCCGAGGCCGACCGGGTCGGCGAGGAGGAACGGGCCAGGCGGATGGTGCTCGAGGAGCGGGCCCGGATCGCACGGGAGATGCACGACATCGTGGCGCACCACATGTCGATGGTGGCCGTGGCAGCCGAGACCGCGCCCTACCGCAACGCCGACCTACCCGAGTCAGCCCGGACCGAGTTGGCGGGCATCGCCGACTCCGCCCGGGCCTCGCTGACGGAGATGCGCAGGCTCCTGGGCATCCTGCGCGACGGCGCCGCGGAACTCGGTCCGCAACCCGGGATCGACCGGCTCGACGAACTGGTCGCCGGTGTCCGCGGCGCCCCGGTGACGTTGGAGTGCTCGGTGGGCGCGCTGCCGCAGGCGCTGGGCCTCACGGTGTACCGGATCGTGCAGGAGGCATTGAGCAACGTGGTCCGGCACGCACCGGGCGCGGCCACCCGGGTCACCGTCGGGATGGACGGGGGTGACGTCGTGCTGGAGGTCGTGAACGACGCGCCCGAGTCGGCTCCGGTGGCGGCCGCGGGCGGGCACGGGCTGGTCGGCGTCCGCGAACGGGTCACGCTGCACGGGGGCACCATGTCGGTCGACCGACCGGCGGGCGGCTACCGGCTGTGCGTCAGGCTGCCGGTGGAGGGCCGTTGA
- a CDS encoding response regulator: protein MSIRVLIVDDQAMVRAGFAALLGSQDGIEVVAQAADGREGVQACAETRPDVVLMDVRMPVLDGLAATREILAADDPPRVIMLTTFDIDDYVYEALRSGASGFLLKDLQAADLVSAVRVVAAGEALLAPSVTRRLIETFARQATFVAPSRVDSLTKREREVLVLLARGLSNVEIAETFVLAEQTVKTHVGRVLAKLGLRDRTQAVVYAYESGLVRPGGP, encoded by the coding sequence TTGAGCATCCGGGTCCTGATCGTCGACGACCAGGCCATGGTCCGGGCGGGTTTCGCGGCGCTGCTCGGTTCCCAGGACGGCATCGAGGTGGTCGCCCAGGCCGCCGACGGCCGCGAGGGCGTCCAGGCGTGTGCCGAGACCCGCCCGGACGTCGTGCTGATGGACGTCCGGATGCCGGTGCTCGACGGCCTCGCCGCGACCCGGGAGATCCTCGCCGCCGACGACCCGCCCCGGGTGATCATGCTGACCACGTTCGACATCGACGACTACGTCTACGAGGCGTTGCGCTCGGGCGCGAGCGGGTTTCTGCTCAAAGACCTGCAGGCCGCCGACCTGGTGTCCGCCGTGCGCGTCGTCGCGGCGGGGGAGGCGCTGCTGGCGCCGAGCGTGACCCGCAGGCTGATCGAGACCTTCGCCCGCCAGGCCACCTTCGTCGCACCGTCGCGTGTGGACAGTCTGACCAAGCGGGAACGCGAGGTGCTGGTGCTGCTGGCCCGCGGACTGTCCAATGTGGAGATAGCGGAGACGTTCGTGCTGGCCGAGCAGACGGTGAAGACCCACGTCGGACGCGTCCTGGCGAAACTCGGGCTGCGCGACCGGACCCAGGCCGTGGTGTACGCCTACGAGAGCGGCCTCGTCCGCCCGGGCGGGCCATGA
- a CDS encoding DUF2203 domain-containing protein — protein MFTIAEARAELARLRPVLDEIVALRADAAELGAGESSLGGLPEFKAAQARLDELLTQVQQTGAELKGFAPLLVDFPGDLDGVPVLWCWLEGEQDLTWYHRADLGFPARRPLP, from the coding sequence ATGTTCACGATCGCCGAAGCCCGCGCCGAACTGGCGCGGCTGCGCCCTGTCCTCGACGAGATCGTCGCGCTGCGCGCCGACGCGGCCGAGCTGGGAGCGGGGGAGTCGAGCCTCGGCGGCCTCCCCGAGTTCAAGGCGGCGCAGGCCCGCCTCGATGAGCTGCTCACCCAGGTGCAGCAGACCGGCGCCGAACTGAAGGGCTTCGCCCCGCTGCTGGTCGACTTCCCCGGCGACCTCGACGGCGTCCCGGTCCTCTGGTGCTGGCTGGAAGGCGAACAAGACCTCACTTGGTACCACCGCGCCGACCTAGGCTTCCCCGCCCGCCGCCCCCTCCCCTAA
- a CDS encoding proteasome assembly chaperone family protein, with the protein MDGQGDLYDVDSDVPDLTGTVLLHNFEGFMDAGSAGRLVAEHLLDTLEHRVIARFDTDQLIDYRARRPTMTYLTDHWESYAAPELAVHLVHDSEGIPFLLLTGPEPDRVWERFTAAVGELIERWGVRLAVGFHGIPMGVPHTRPLEVTAHATRPDLVRDYRQVFSRIQVPASIANLLEFREGEAGRDAMGFAAHVPHYLSHSTYPAAALSLLDSIERATGLSLPAEPLREAKRKADVEIERQIAESDEVSEGVRALEHQYDSFAEAAGRNMLADPADMPTADELGSQFERFLAEQDER; encoded by the coding sequence GTGGACGGTCAGGGCGACCTGTACGACGTGGACTCGGATGTCCCCGACCTGACGGGCACGGTGCTGCTGCACAACTTCGAGGGCTTCATGGACGCCGGTTCGGCGGGCCGCCTGGTCGCCGAGCACCTCCTCGACACCCTCGAACACCGGGTCATCGCCCGGTTCGACACCGACCAGCTGATCGATTACCGGGCCCGGCGCCCGACGATGACCTACCTCACCGATCACTGGGAGTCCTACGCGGCGCCCGAGTTGGCGGTGCACCTGGTGCACGACAGCGAGGGAATCCCGTTCCTGCTGCTCACCGGGCCGGAACCGGACCGGGTGTGGGAGCGGTTCACCGCCGCGGTGGGTGAGCTGATCGAACGCTGGGGCGTCCGGCTGGCCGTGGGCTTCCACGGCATCCCGATGGGCGTGCCGCACACCCGGCCGCTGGAGGTCACCGCGCACGCGACCCGGCCCGACCTGGTGCGTGACTACCGGCAGGTGTTCAGCCGGATCCAGGTCCCCGCGAGCATCGCGAACCTGCTGGAGTTCCGCGAGGGCGAGGCAGGCCGCGACGCGATGGGTTTCGCCGCGCATGTGCCGCACTACCTGTCGCACTCGACCTATCCGGCCGCCGCCTTGTCGCTGCTCGACTCGATCGAGCGCGCCACCGGGCTTTCGCTTCCCGCCGAGCCGCTTCGCGAGGCCAAGCGGAAGGCGGACGTGGAGATCGAGCGCCAGATCGCGGAATCCGACGAGGTGTCCGAAGGCGTCCGGGCGTTGGAGCACCAGTACGACAGCTTCGCCGAGGCCGCGGGCCGCAACATGCTCGCCGACCCGGCCGACATGCCCACCGCCGACGAACTCGGCAGCCAATTCGAACGCTTCCTAGCCGAACAAGACGAACGCTAA
- a CDS encoding oxygenase MpaB family protein: MTSPALIDSADLGLFGPDSVTWQVHADPSMWFGGIRSLYLQALHPRAVAGVVQNSDFQADPLGRLVRTATFVGITTYGTLDQADQAARRVRQVHRSLRARDEAGVQFRIDDPELLLWVHCAEAVSFLSVARRAGFPLTRAHADRYFDEQRTAAALVGLDPDEVPGSVDEMTGYLRNIYPTLRRTENTDVIYHFLHRPPVQGLLALGVRLYEPTIGHLSYSLLPGWARRLYGRRAYPDSVTTVAVRAFRRAALALPGGFRISRKLEPAPVAAVRRLGEWATPSPGRLP, encoded by the coding sequence ATGACCTCACCCGCCCTCATCGACAGTGCCGACCTGGGCCTCTTCGGGCCGGACTCGGTCACCTGGCAGGTGCACGCCGACCCCTCGATGTGGTTCGGGGGCATCCGGAGTCTCTACCTCCAGGCACTTCACCCCCGGGCGGTCGCGGGGGTCGTGCAGAACTCCGACTTCCAGGCCGATCCGCTCGGCAGGCTGGTGCGGACCGCGACCTTCGTCGGCATCACCACCTACGGCACTCTCGACCAAGCCGACCAGGCGGCGCGGCGGGTGCGGCAGGTGCACCGGTCGTTGCGGGCGCGGGATGAAGCCGGGGTCCAGTTTCGGATTGACGACCCCGAACTGCTGCTTTGGGTGCATTGCGCCGAGGCGGTGTCATTCCTGTCGGTCGCGCGCCGGGCGGGATTTCCGCTGACCCGTGCGCACGCCGACCGCTATTTCGACGAACAGCGCACCGCGGCGGCGTTGGTCGGGCTTGACCCGGACGAAGTGCCGGGCAGCGTGGACGAGATGACCGGCTACCTGAGAAACATCTATCCGACGTTGCGGCGCACCGAGAACACCGACGTGATCTACCACTTTCTGCACCGGCCGCCGGTCCAGGGACTTCTGGCGTTGGGTGTGCGGCTCTATGAGCCGACAATCGGACATTTGTCCTATTCGCTGCTACCCGGCTGGGCGCGGCGGCTCTATGGCCGCCGCGCTTACCCCGATTCCGTCACCACTGTCGCGGTGCGGGCTTTCCGACGTGCGGCATTGGCCCTGCCCGGTGGTTTCCGGATCTCCCGCAAACTCGAACCGGCGCCGGTCGCGGCCGTGCGCAGGCTGGGGGAGTGGGCCACGCCGTCGCCGGGACGGCTGCCCTAG
- a CDS encoding histone-like nucleoid-structuring protein Lsr2 — protein sequence MAQKTVVELVDDLDGGAADETVAFALDGVDFLIDLSSDNASKLRDSLAEFVGHARRTGGRKSKVAAGTARKSASASDKADNQAIREWARSQGETIAERGRIPAALVTKFQEAHGA from the coding sequence GTGGCGCAGAAGACCGTTGTCGAGCTGGTCGACGATCTCGACGGTGGAGCGGCCGACGAGACCGTGGCCTTCGCCCTCGACGGCGTCGACTTCCTGATCGACCTGTCGAGCGACAACGCCAGCAAGCTGCGCGACTCGCTCGCGGAGTTCGTCGGGCACGCGCGGCGCACCGGTGGCCGCAAGTCGAAGGTCGCCGCCGGCACCGCGCGCAAGTCCGCGTCTGCCAGCGACAAGGCCGACAACCAGGCGATTCGTGAGTGGGCCCGCAGCCAGGGCGAGACCATCGCCGAGCGTGGCCGCATCCCGGCGGCGCTGGTGACGAAGTTCCAGGAAGCGCACGGCGCCTGA